One part of the Tenacibaculum sp. 190130A14a genome encodes these proteins:
- a CDS encoding helix-turn-helix transcriptional regulator, which produces MKNKNLLTMKQPELGRKIYELRKQKGLTQEELVEMCNINVRTIQRIEAGETTPRSFTIKAILEALEANLDNFTSETAISKEDTRILNVAWIFGIIYFVFGFIETVADIYQFTGDESFFNTVSYSVVKIISSITFVLFFMGFFRIAKIFDTQLLKIVVVVLMIAYVVSSILDVYTINLADETIVISAIGELIVFGALQIAFGLSLLQLKDKLGTLIQVNAILEIITGALLATVLLATLGLVLLIPTILIEIIVLYKLSRK; this is translated from the coding sequence ATGAAAAATAAAAATTTACTTACCATGAAACAGCCAGAATTAGGAAGAAAGATTTACGAGTTACGAAAGCAAAAGGGATTGACCCAAGAAGAATTAGTTGAAATGTGTAATATCAATGTACGAACCATTCAACGAATAGAAGCAGGAGAAACCACACCAAGAAGTTTTACAATAAAAGCCATATTAGAAGCATTAGAGGCGAACTTAGACAATTTTACCAGCGAGACAGCAATATCCAAAGAGGATACAAGAATATTGAATGTAGCATGGATTTTTGGAATCATTTACTTTGTTTTCGGATTTATAGAAACGGTGGCAGATATTTATCAGTTTACTGGAGATGAGTCTTTTTTTAATACAGTATCATATTCTGTCGTAAAAATAATTTCATCAATTACGTTTGTGTTGTTTTTTATGGGATTTTTTAGAATAGCTAAAATATTTGATACACAACTGCTTAAAATAGTAGTGGTAGTTTTAATGATTGCCTATGTAGTATCCTCAATTTTAGATGTATATACCATTAACTTAGCAGATGAAACTATTGTTATTTCCGCTATTGGAGAACTAATTGTTTTTGGAGCGCTTCAAATAGCATTTGGACTCAGTTTACTGCAACTAAAAGATAAGCTGGGAACTTTGATTCAAGTAAATGCAATTTTAGAAATTATTACAGGAGCCTTGTTAGCAACTGTGCTTTTAGCTACACTTGGATTGGTACTTTTAATACCAACCATTTTGATTGAAATTATAGTTTTGTATAAACTATCGAGAAAATAA
- the rlmH gene encoding 23S rRNA (pseudouridine(1915)-N(3))-methyltransferase RlmH, whose translation MKIKLLAIGKTDDKNLIQLINTYEKRLKHYVKFELDIIPDIKNVKNLSEAQQKEKEGSLILAKLQPTDELVLLDDKGKHFTSIEFSQYLQKKMNSGIKQLVFVIGGPYGFSEAVYNKAKGKVSFSKMTFSHQMIRLFVVEQIYRGFTILRNEPYHHE comes from the coding sequence ATGAAGATAAAACTACTTGCTATAGGTAAAACAGATGATAAAAATCTGATACAACTCATTAACACCTATGAAAAAAGACTGAAGCATTATGTAAAGTTTGAGCTAGATATTATTCCTGATATCAAAAATGTAAAGAATTTATCGGAAGCACAGCAAAAAGAAAAAGAGGGTAGTTTGATTTTAGCAAAACTGCAACCTACAGATGAGTTGGTTTTACTAGACGACAAAGGAAAACACTTTACTTCCATAGAATTTTCTCAATATTTACAAAAGAAAATGAACTCTGGAATCAAGCAATTGGTCTTTGTCATTGGTGGACCATATGGTTTCTCAGAAGCTGTTTATAATAAAGCAAAAGGAAAAGTATCATTTTCTAAAATGACCTTTTCCCATCAAATGATTCGTTTATTTGTAGTTGAGCAAATTTATCGAGGTTTTACGATTCTTCGTAATGAACCTTATCATCATGAATAA
- the nadC gene encoding carboxylating nicotinate-nucleotide diphosphorylase has protein sequence MISKEQFEKELDLIIANAIREDIGDGDHTSLSCIPATATGKAKLLVKDEGIIAGVEFAKKVFAYVDKDLKIETLIEDGAQVKYGDIVFYVEGKSQSILMAERLVLNAMQRMSAIATKTRFFADLLEGTKTKVLDTRKTTPGIRALEKWAVKIGGGENHRFALYDMVMIKDNHIDFAGGITQAITKTKKYLAEKGLDIKIIVEARDLEEIKEILSNEGVYRILIDNFNYEDTRKAVALIGDTCLTESSGGINEKTIREYAECGVDFISSGALTHSVYNLDLSLKAVD, from the coding sequence ATGATATCAAAAGAACAATTTGAGAAAGAGCTAGATTTAATAATCGCAAATGCCATAAGAGAAGATATTGGAGATGGAGATCATACCTCATTATCGTGTATTCCAGCTACTGCAACTGGTAAAGCAAAATTATTAGTAAAAGACGAAGGAATTATTGCAGGAGTAGAGTTTGCTAAAAAAGTATTTGCATACGTAGATAAAGATTTAAAAATAGAAACGTTAATAGAAGATGGAGCACAGGTAAAGTATGGAGATATTGTTTTTTATGTAGAAGGAAAATCACAATCTATTTTAATGGCAGAACGTTTGGTATTAAACGCCATGCAACGTATGAGCGCCATTGCTACCAAAACACGTTTTTTTGCGGATTTATTAGAAGGTACTAAAACCAAAGTATTAGATACTCGTAAAACCACTCCAGGAATTAGAGCCTTAGAAAAATGGGCGGTTAAAATTGGAGGAGGAGAAAATCACCGATTTGCTTTGTATGATATGGTAATGATTAAAGATAATCATATTGATTTTGCAGGAGGAATTACACAAGCCATTACCAAAACTAAAAAGTACTTGGCAGAAAAAGGCTTAGATATAAAAATCATCGTAGAAGCACGTGATTTAGAAGAAATCAAAGAAATTCTTTCTAATGAAGGCGTGTACAGAATTTTGATTGATAATTTTAACTATGAAGATACTCGTAAAGCAGTAGCTTTAATTGGAGATACCTGCTTAACAGAATCTTCAGGAGGAATCAATGAAAAAACCATTAGAGAATACGCTGAATGTGGTGTAGACTTTATTTCTTCTGGAGCATTAACACACTCTGTATATAACTTAGATTTAAGTTTAAAGGCAGTAGATTAA
- a CDS encoding M3 family metallopeptidase: protein MKKSLILVATLVLAISCNTKEAKKDTKADMVENPLLVKSSLDYGAPDFTKIKNEHFMPAILEGMKLQNETIQKIVDSEEAPTFENTIVALEESSKTLDNVTAVFYGLAGAHTNDEIKEIQKELAPKFSKHSDDILLNTKLFARIKQVHDNLENSKLDAESAHLVKEYYKNFVKAGANLSEDKKEALKKINSELASLSNDFGKKLLDASKKGGVVVTDKEKLKGFSEDKIKSIEKDGSYEIQLINTTQQPSLQSLENREVRKELFEKSIHRTDGGEYDTSDLVKKMVTLRAKKAQILGFDNYASWSLQGTMANTPDKVFEMFNGLIPGSLEKAASEVKEIQAEINKNGGDFKLTPYDWNHYAEKVRKSKYNLNEEEVKPYFEVTNVLEKGVFYAATKLYGITFKKRTDIPTYHPDVVVYEIFEEDGSPLGLYYGDFFARDSKRGGAWMSAFVKQSKLRNQKPVIYNVCNSPKPAEGEPALISFDDVETMFHEFGHALHGLFGNQTYASISGTSTSRDFVEFPSQFNENWATHPEVLNNYALHYKTGEVIPESLLKKIKDAGTFNQGYSIIENLCSSNLDMQWHTISVDDTIEDVAKFEEGALAKMKLNVDEVPPRYRSTYFAHIFSGGYAAGYYSYLWTEMLSHDAYDWFKNNGLLTRENGQKFREQVLSKGNTMDYAEMYKIFAGRDPQAEPMLKARGLK, encoded by the coding sequence ATGAAAAAAAGCTTAATCCTCGTAGCTACTTTGGTATTGGCAATTTCTTGTAATACAAAAGAAGCTAAAAAAGACACAAAAGCAGATATGGTAGAAAACCCGTTACTGGTAAAAAGTTCCTTAGACTATGGAGCGCCAGATTTTACTAAAATAAAAAACGAACACTTTATGCCCGCTATTTTAGAAGGGATGAAGTTACAAAATGAAACGATTCAGAAAATAGTAGATAGCGAAGAAGCTCCTACTTTTGAAAACACTATTGTAGCTTTAGAAGAAAGTAGTAAAACATTAGACAATGTAACAGCGGTATTTTATGGTTTAGCAGGTGCACATACAAACGACGAGATTAAGGAAATTCAAAAAGAACTAGCACCTAAATTTTCAAAACATAGCGATGATATTTTGTTAAACACCAAATTGTTCGCACGTATCAAACAAGTGCATGATAATTTAGAAAATTCAAAATTAGATGCTGAATCTGCTCATTTAGTAAAAGAATACTATAAGAACTTTGTAAAGGCAGGAGCAAATTTATCAGAAGATAAAAAAGAAGCATTAAAGAAAATCAACTCTGAATTAGCAAGTTTATCAAACGATTTCGGAAAGAAATTGTTAGATGCTAGTAAAAAAGGAGGGGTAGTAGTAACCGATAAAGAAAAATTAAAAGGATTTTCAGAAGATAAAATCAAGTCAATAGAGAAAGATGGATCTTATGAAATTCAGTTAATCAATACTACACAGCAACCATCATTACAATCTTTAGAAAACAGAGAAGTTCGTAAAGAATTATTTGAAAAGTCAATTCACAGAACTGATGGAGGAGAGTATGATACCAGTGATTTGGTAAAGAAGATGGTAACTTTGAGAGCTAAAAAGGCACAAATTTTAGGGTTTGATAACTATGCTAGCTGGAGTTTACAAGGAACGATGGCTAATACTCCAGATAAGGTGTTTGAAATGTTCAATGGATTAATTCCAGGGTCATTAGAAAAAGCAGCGTCAGAAGTAAAAGAAATTCAAGCAGAAATTAATAAAAACGGAGGAGATTTTAAATTAACTCCTTACGACTGGAATCATTATGCTGAAAAAGTACGTAAGTCGAAGTATAATTTGAATGAGGAAGAAGTAAAGCCTTATTTCGAGGTAACCAATGTACTAGAAAAAGGAGTATTCTATGCAGCAACGAAGTTGTATGGAATAACATTTAAAAAACGTACAGATATTCCAACATACCATCCAGATGTAGTAGTATATGAGATTTTTGAAGAGGATGGAAGCCCGTTAGGATTATATTATGGAGATTTCTTTGCTAGAGATAGTAAAAGAGGAGGTGCTTGGATGAGTGCTTTTGTAAAACAATCTAAGTTACGTAATCAAAAGCCTGTAATTTATAATGTATGTAACTCACCTAAACCAGCCGAAGGAGAGCCAGCATTGATTAGTTTTGATGATGTAGAAACCATGTTCCATGAATTCGGACATGCGTTACACGGATTATTCGGTAATCAAACTTATGCTTCTATTTCAGGAACAAGTACTTCAAGAGACTTTGTTGAGTTTCCATCGCAGTTTAATGAGAACTGGGCTACACATCCAGAGGTATTAAACAACTACGCATTACATTATAAAACTGGAGAAGTAATTCCTGAATCATTATTAAAAAAGATTAAAGATGCAGGAACTTTTAACCAAGGATATTCAATCATTGAAAACTTATGTTCATCGAATTTAGATATGCAATGGCATACTATTTCTGTAGATGATACCATAGAAGATGTAGCAAAGTTTGAAGAAGGAGCATTAGCGAAAATGAAGTTAAATGTAGATGAGGTTCCTCCAAGATACCGTTCAACATACTTTGCACATATTTTTAGTGGAGGATATGCTGCAGGGTACTATTCGTACTTATGGACAGAAATGTTAAGTCATGATGCATATGATTGGTTTAAAAACAACGGGTTGTTAACTCGTGAAAACGGACAAAAATTCCGAGAGCAAGTATTATCAAAAGGAAATACAATGGATTATGCAGAAATGTATAAAATATTTGCAGGAAGAGATCCACAAGCTGAGCCGATGTTAAAAGCAAGAGGTTTGAAATAA
- a CDS encoding pentapeptide repeat-containing protein — translation MEDYFDNEIYSKVNFNTLNIQKGEYDNCTFENCNFENVHASNIQFLECEFVDCNFSNAILNQTAFKDCSFLNCKLIGVKFNECNPFFLQLNFKNCQLNFSSFYQLEIPHTKFINCELKEADFTETNVSNAVFERSNLEGAIFENTNLEKANLKTAFNFSISPEKNRLKKAMFSKENIEGLLSSYGIVIED, via the coding sequence ATGGAGGATTATTTTGACAACGAAATATATTCAAAAGTCAATTTTAATACCTTAAACATACAAAAAGGAGAATATGACAATTGTACGTTCGAGAACTGTAACTTCGAGAACGTACATGCGTCTAATATTCAGTTTCTGGAATGTGAGTTTGTTGATTGTAATTTTAGCAATGCTATTTTAAATCAAACCGCATTTAAAGATTGTAGTTTTTTGAATTGTAAGTTAATCGGAGTTAAGTTTAATGAATGTAATCCGTTTTTCTTGCAACTGAATTTTAAAAATTGTCAACTCAATTTTTCCTCGTTTTATCAATTGGAAATTCCGCATACAAAATTTATCAATTGTGAGTTAAAAGAAGCTGATTTTACAGAAACGAATGTTTCAAATGCAGTGTTTGAAAGAAGTAATTTAGAAGGAGCAATTTTTGAAAATACCAATTTAGAAAAAGCCAATTTGAAAACCGCATTTAATTTTTCTATTTCGCCAGAAAAGAATCGATTAAAAAAAGCAATGTTTTCAAAAGAGAATATCGAAGGATTGCTAAGTAGCTATGGAATTGTAATTGAAGATTAA
- a CDS encoding YihY/virulence factor BrkB family protein, whose product MTRRIEDKLEKIPVVNWVVAFGKKIKIPGLEGMSLYDVLEMYGIGIVKGALTTRAGGIAYSFFMAIFPFLLFILTLIPYIPIDGFQEGLFSLIQEILPPKTFEAADSVLKDILNNQYGGLLSFGFLVSIFLMTNGVNAIFGGFEYSYHVKEVRSVVKAYIISLGVSLLMSLFLIVTVVLIIMYQIALSKIGEYGWFDLNDLDLFYYGRGFLFLLMIFTIVSLLFRYGTKQGKEVKFFSAGAVLTTVVSMFTFYLFGIYVVKFAQYNQLYGSIGTLLILMLFVWLNAIILLLGFELNASLYRLKRKNKA is encoded by the coding sequence ATGACTAGAAGAATTGAAGACAAACTAGAAAAGATTCCAGTTGTAAATTGGGTCGTAGCCTTTGGAAAGAAAATTAAAATTCCAGGGCTAGAAGGAATGTCTTTGTACGACGTACTAGAAATGTACGGTATTGGCATTGTAAAAGGAGCTTTAACAACTAGAGCAGGAGGAATTGCATACAGTTTCTTTATGGCTATTTTTCCTTTTTTACTATTTATTCTTACGTTGATTCCCTATATTCCTATAGACGGATTTCAAGAAGGTCTTTTCTCTCTTATACAAGAAATATTACCCCCAAAAACCTTTGAAGCGGCAGACAGTGTTTTAAAAGACATTTTAAACAACCAATACGGAGGCTTACTATCGTTTGGTTTTTTAGTTTCTATCTTTTTAATGACCAATGGAGTGAATGCTATCTTTGGAGGCTTTGAATATTCATACCATGTAAAAGAAGTTCGAAGTGTCGTAAAGGCTTATATTATTTCATTAGGAGTATCTTTGCTAATGTCGTTGTTCTTAATTGTAACGGTTGTGCTTATTATTATGTATCAAATTGCGCTTTCTAAAATAGGAGAGTATGGTTGGTTTGATTTAAACGACTTAGATTTATTTTACTACGGAAGAGGTTTTCTATTCTTATTAATGATTTTTACAATTGTCTCTTTACTATTTAGGTACGGAACCAAGCAAGGAAAAGAAGTAAAGTTTTTCTCGGCAGGAGCTGTATTAACTACAGTAGTATCTATGTTTACTTTTTATCTTTTTGGTATTTATGTAGTAAAGTTTGCACAATACAATCAATTATACGGTTCTATCGGAACCTTACTTATTCTAATGCTTTTCGTCTGGTTAAATGCGATCATCTTGTTGTTAGGGTTTGAGTTAAACGCTAGTTTATACCGATTAAAACGTAAAAATAAAGCCTAA
- the hisS gene encoding histidine--tRNA ligase, with protein MKPSIPKGTRDFSSTEVAKRNYIFSTIKHSFENFGFQPIETPSFENSSTLMGKYGEEGDRLIFKILNSGDYLKKVDETLLTNKESQKVISKISEKALRYDLTVPFARYVVQHRNEITFPFKRYQIQPVWRADKPQKGRFREFYQCDADVVGSTSLWQEVEFVQLYDTVFSKLGLNGTTIKINNRKILSGIAEVIGASDKLIDFTVALDKLDKIGKEGVVKEMLGKGISDSAIEKVDPLFNFDGDNHAKLAALSKMLETSEEGMKGVEELQFIVNAIEELGLSSASLEIDVTLARGLNYYTGAIYEVAAPEGVKMGSIGGGGRYDDLTGIFGMKDVSGVGISFGLDRIYLVMEELGLFEAVALPKPKVLFLNFDADQSIAKVKAIRELRSNNIKSELYPDVASSNNQQKKQWKYATNREIDFVVTEAENGTLVVKDMKAGEQVTCTVNELINKLK; from the coding sequence ATGAAACCAAGTATCCCAAAAGGAACCAGAGATTTTTCATCAACCGAAGTAGCAAAGAGAAACTATATATTTTCTACGATTAAGCATTCGTTTGAAAATTTCGGATTTCAACCTATTGAAACTCCAAGTTTTGAAAACTCTTCAACACTTATGGGAAAGTATGGAGAAGAAGGAGATCGTTTGATTTTTAAGATTTTAAATTCAGGTGATTATTTAAAAAAGGTTGATGAAACCTTATTAACAAATAAAGAGAGTCAGAAAGTAATTTCTAAAATTTCTGAAAAGGCTTTACGTTACGATTTAACAGTGCCATTTGCACGTTACGTAGTACAACACCGAAATGAAATTACCTTTCCATTCAAACGTTATCAAATTCAACCTGTATGGAGAGCGGATAAGCCGCAAAAAGGAAGATTTAGAGAGTTTTACCAATGTGATGCAGACGTAGTAGGAAGTACTTCACTTTGGCAAGAGGTAGAATTTGTACAGTTATACGATACCGTTTTTAGTAAACTAGGATTGAATGGTACGACTATAAAAATTAACAACAGAAAGATATTGTCTGGTATTGCTGAGGTAATTGGTGCATCAGATAAGTTAATTGATTTTACAGTTGCTTTAGATAAATTAGACAAGATTGGTAAAGAAGGAGTGGTAAAAGAAATGCTTGGAAAAGGTATTTCTGATAGTGCTATAGAAAAGGTCGATCCTTTATTTAATTTTGATGGAGATAATCACGCTAAATTAGCGGCGCTAAGTAAGATGTTAGAAACGTCTGAAGAAGGAATGAAGGGAGTAGAAGAATTGCAATTTATTGTAAATGCTATTGAAGAACTTGGTTTAAGTTCAGCTTCTTTAGAAATAGACGTCACCTTAGCACGTGGATTAAATTATTACACAGGAGCTATTTATGAAGTAGCTGCACCAGAAGGTGTAAAAATGGGATCTATCGGTGGAGGAGGAAGATATGACGACTTGACAGGTATTTTTGGAATGAAAGATGTATCTGGTGTCGGAATATCATTTGGATTAGATCGTATTTATTTGGTGATGGAAGAATTAGGATTATTTGAAGCAGTAGCATTACCAAAGCCAAAAGTGTTGTTCTTAAATTTTGATGCAGACCAAAGTATTGCTAAGGTGAAGGCAATTAGAGAATTGAGAAGTAACAATATTAAATCTGAATTATATCCAGATGTAGCTTCAAGTAATAACCAACAAAAAAAGCAGTGGAAGTATGCTACAAATAGAGAAATTGACTTTGTAGTAACGGAAGCAGAAAATGGTACACTTGTTGTAAAAGATATGAAGGCAGGAGAACAAGTAACTTGTACTGTCAACGAATTGATTAACAAACTAAAGTAA